From the genome of Clavelina lepadiformis chromosome 2, kaClaLepa1.1, whole genome shotgun sequence:
AACTTTTGGTTTATGGAATGAagatattattatatttaaaattgttttcttttttgtgttaaataaaattagtCCTAAAGCTTTCTAGAATAATTGggataaaatttacaaaatgtcaacTGACACAAATACTGTAAAACCATCGACTTCATTCACAGAAGATGAACAACATGTGGCTGGAAATGCCCACAATTGTTTTAGAGCTGGCCAGTTTGATGCAACTCTCGGGATACTGAAAAAACTTCAGAAATCTCACTCCAATGATGCTCGCTTAATGCATAATAGAGCTTTAACAGAATTTTGTAAATCTGGCAAAACCAAAGTATTGGACTTTAAAAAGAGCTTAGTTAAGGTAACGACCGCAAATAATGTTCCTGTcgtttttttgtatatttgaTGCCATGCTATTGTGGAATATGAATTCAAACAACTACATTCCATGCAGATTCAGAAACTTTTGCAACAGTCCAataaagaagaagaagataTTGTTTTGAATACTGAAAAGAATAATTACATCTCATTGTATTATAATCAAGCATTGCTCTTTTATAACCTTCATCAGTACAGGTAATAAGATACCTTATATACAGTAAAAATTATAATCCTGTTAATCCCATTACTTTTAGTGAGACAGAAGTTATATTGGGGCATCTTTATGAGAATCTCGATGGCTCAGAAGAAACATATCTACTAAAAATTGGCCTTTTGCTTATTGATACCTATCTATTTACCTACAATCCAGAAAAAGCAGGTAACTGTAGCGTAGGTAAAATCAATATGTTAAGTAAGATGCATCAGGTTTTAAGTTAGCCAGTGACGGAAACTAGTCTTAATGGTCCTGACACAAGTCAAGTCACTAACAGCACAAGTCGAGTCGTTTAATTACATTTCCAAGTTGAGTCAGTAATGTTTATCAAGTCCAAATCTTAACACATGCCAAGTCACCATTTACgacttattttttgttttaggtcgATAATAAATGTCTTCCTGAATACTCGTAACTTTAATATAAGCATAAAATCTGGTTTTATCCATTTCTGAGGCTTTCGCATATTCAATAGCATGTATTGTGAAGTTATTTTTGAATGaagttttcacaaatataataaatgattttacaatgatttgaaatatttgctttgggactcgagtcaagtcaaccGACTTTTCAACGTTAAcacgagtcaagtcgagtatTTTAAGCACTAAAACACATGTCAAGTCTTTCCATCTATGGACTTAGCTTAGATTATTTGAACTTTTTACTCAGGAAATCTTATTTCTGttcttgaaaaaaactttttaaccaATGAGGATGCTACTAAAAGAAGTGGAAACAATGATGAAAAAGGTGAATCTTTATTAGATAAGATATTAGATAAGTTTCTTTTCTGAACAAAGTAACCATTGTGTTGAATTTGTAAATTAACAGCCAAAAGCACACCAACTCTAGGTATGGCTGAAGCTGAATCTTTAAAAGTTCATCTCCGTTATCTGAAAACACTATGTTGTCTACAAacaaaatcaatcaaatcaaGTAAAAGGGAAATAAAAAGCTTGACTAATGTTTACTCTAACAGTGGTGGTGGTGGTCAGCAGACCAATATTGTACAAGTTGCATcagtatttttgaaaagtaaCTTTGAATGTGTGGTAAgtgtaatatttttgtatatttttatttttatcagtCTAGTCATACattaaagcaataaatcacCTTCGAATGTTTATGCTGATTTCTTTTATATAAAttcttgtttctttgttttccaTGTTAGATCAAGATTTTGCTTTAATTGATTTTGCAGAGGTCAAATTACCACAAAGCATATAAGTTATTGGGGGCTTCCCCTCCACCAGTTGCTACCAATGTAGCCAACGGAGCTCTGCAAGAAGGCATTTCAACAATGTATTACAATAATTTAGGTGAGCTGAACTTGTAATTGATCAAAATAAAAGATTCAGATTCGTGTGAATACAAATGATTGATTTTGGTATTCCTGCCTATTtgaatcaaatattttttccttttgaccGTTATTATATTACTTGACAAGCAAGGTAATCATGCTTCAAGTTGTTGCGACATTAATAAAAGATAGAAATTAAcctaattattacaaatataaaactatCACAACACttgcaaacattttaccaTCTTTGAGTGAGGAGCAAATCCAAACTCAGGTTGGCCTTAACTCAAAGAGTAGTTGTAGCAGCAGTCACACATGGTGGTTTTTATCGATGACATCACCAAATCTGCTGAACGTGTCACAATAATGACTCTCAAATTAAGATATATTTTTGGGGATAAATACCACACCATTGAAAACCTTTTCGAAACTCTTTCGCCCGTTCATCTGGTTAATATGATATGAGATAAACTTTTTTGTGCATTAGCACTAgtcaaaaatgtattttgaaaaataataatttatgacacagataattaattaactgcCCACAAGGGTCGATCTCAACAAATCTAGTATTTTATCTGCATTTGTGGTAGAAATTGCCAGTGATTGGTCAATTCAACCAACGTACGATTAAACCGAGGACAATTCTTGCCACCTCTGGGTGTCTTGTTCTAACTTATACTAAAAGCAGTAATGAAGCAATAAATGCAGAAAAATGAAGTACTGTCATGCTATGGCAGATTGGTTTGCCTGTATTTACATTGTATTAAAATGACATTGTTCTGACTGCATGTTTCTGCATTAACTTAAGCGGTCCTGCATTTTGGCATGGGCAAGCACAACATAGGGTCCTTCTACATGCAAAAGGCGCTTCAAGAAAATGATGCAGCTGTGAGCAGTGCTACAAAGCAACATCATTTAAATAACTCCAGTGGAAATAGTCGTCACCAACAACTGTCAACGGCCAAACCACTTTGTGTCTTAAATTTAAATAGGAGGTTGGATTTTggcttataaaaatgacttatGAAATGTATAtactttatatatatatatatgcgtAACTTGTAATGATGAATAAGGCAGCTTCATTGTTAGTAATGAcctaacattttttttcatgaaaGGTTTGAACTGGCATATAATTATGGCTTGCAGCTGCTTTATAGTGGAAACCCAGCGGCAGCATTTGATAGCTTGCTACTCGCAGTTCATGCTTTTCATGCCAACCCTCGTTTGTGGCTGAGACTTGCTGAATGTTGTATTCATAAGTGTACAACCTGTGCATCAGGTAGGACATTCTTTAAATTGCAAGTTAAGTCAAAATGCTTATATGCTTACTGATGATGTTGTAGCAGAGGGCAAAATGAAAGGTGGAAGTCATACTAAAAAATCCAACTCTGCATTCGCAATGATCGGTTCAGGCACTAACAGGAAAGTAGTCATCAACACTTCATTACCGCCGTTAGGTAAGCTCCAACTCCAAGTAGTCATGATGTTTATGCGCAACGTTATTAGCAGTATATCTTATCTTAGTACTATTTTTGACTGCTCCATCAGTATTGTGCTGCAATTGCGTTCAATGTGAACTATTTATTTCCACTTTCTAGTTATTTCATCCTTTTCTTTAGTTTCCAGTATTTAACTGTGTAGATTTGTGTTCAGGGACAAAGAGTAATAATTTAACAACACCTTTACCTACATTGGAGTTTGCATCAGTCTGTTTGAACAATGCATTGTTTCTATTAAAGGAAGCAATGAATGGCATCAGCTGGGACACAGTGGtatgtttttttgcttttgtaaacCATAATGTTAACCCAGGCTTATCCATTGGAGCGGGATGGAACAGTAGACATAGGATTCGCCCAATGTTTTAGGGacagtattttaaacataCTGAGATATAATAAAACATTGAAGCTgaacaattttgtaaaagttttatgtttttccATCACGTGATGTGATATCTAATATCATTTAGAAACTCTGCACTTCAAATACTATGTTATATTGAACGAATGTTTATAATTCGAGCACAACTGTATGTGCAGTTGTGCATACATTGGAATGATTAGATTATACCTGGAAATTAAACACCTTTCATGATagattgtattgtattgtgtGTTAATGCAGTAGTTTTGTTGGAAATCTGATGGGAATGGAACataaaaaagtatttcacGGACAAATATGTTTTCACTCAAACTGACAGCTAAACTTCTTGCTTTATGTTTAACTAAATATTTAACTTGTTGACTATGTAATAGGTTCATAATGACCAAACTTTTGCTCATACATAACAGATTGACATTAAGAAAAACAATGGTTCAAAGTCGGATGAAGATCAAGCGCCAGAACTGATTATCGCCTGTCTGCCAGGTGCCCCTTTGTCTGGAAACGATATCATTCACTTGTATGCCTCTGTTCTGGCAAACAATGCTTTTGTGACTCTAACTTTGGGCAATGGACTTCTTGCGCTTGAATATTCTCAGCAGCTTCTTTCCTTACCTCGCCTGTCTGGTTGCAATAGGTgggtttttaattttaagtaaattttataagttttCGTTTTAGTTTTTACTCAAAAGTTACAATAGTTCAATTCATTATATACTAtgctgcaaaaaaaaaatccaCAATCACCATGACAGTTCATAAACCCGCTCAGTTTTTGTATCATAAACACAACAGAGATATATTTTGATGTTCACCAGGTACTTGGGGAACATGTACGCCGCTGAGGCTTTGGTATCTTTAGATCGAATTTCAGAGGCAATACAACATCTTTCTGTGGAGAAAATCAGCACTGTCAGCCTTGAAATTGATAACAATGGAATGAAGTCGCCAGGTTCAGGTACATGAAATAGGCTCAATGATTACCACAACATttctttgatatttttgttcgAGAATCTTATAGACTGATTcatataaattttatacttttagaCGACGGAAGTGTCAAATCTGGCCAGAACAATAAAGCCCATAACCACAACCACGGTAAAATGCTTACAGATAAACCGGACGCCAAATTCGCCTAAAAAACTGATCGTTTAGTGAACATTATACTTGTGTAGTGTCTCAGAAAGCAACCGAATTTGTCTCGCCGTGGCATTTTCCTTCGAACATCAACTGCGCTCACGGCTACATGATCTTGAACTTAGCCAACGCCCATTGTCTAAGAAGCGAACATGAAAAGGCGCAACGACTGTTACGACAAGCGAGTTCTTTGGTCTCAGCTAGACAAGCACCGCCCCAAGCACTTCTGCTCGCCGTTTATCTCAATCTTCAAGGCGGAGGAAATGGTTTGGTGACGGCGTTGCTGGTGAGAGTTAAACATTTAGTAGATCTTGCTTTGTTCTTTTTGGTTATGAAAGCTAAACAACGTAGGTAGAGGATCCGCCTAGTCCCCTTACGTTAATACCCCGCCTTaccaatgaaaaataataGTACTTGATCCTGTGATGCAAGGTCATAGAAAAGCATCAATAAGCTCCTTAAGCAGGAGAAATGTAGAACTATTAGTTAAATTGCTAAATGGCGTTTTTACGCACGTTTAAATAAGGAAAacaatttcacaaatttttgttgttgaagaTGCTACGCCATAATAGTTTGGTCGTGACACCACAACAAACAAGTTTTGCTGCGAAATTTCCGAAACTAGTCAACGGCAATGGAGCGCGCCCACCGACTGGTAATAACTCATCGTCCTTTGAATCCGGCAGTTCAGGAGGGGATACGAACTCTGCTGCACCGGTTAATCAAACACGTTTGAAGTCGAGCACTCCGCAACCGGTAGCTGGAGGCCAAACTCCGGAAAGGGTGGTCAAGGCGAAAAACAACGAGGGCAAAAAAAGGAACCGAcgataatattttatattgaaCTCTCTAATAAATGTGTAGTCATGACCCTGGAATGCTGTTTATTTCAACACCATTTAAGTCTTGTTATTAATTTGGGTTTTTAAGCGTAAAAAGCCGAGTGCAAGACGTCTGCACGATAAAGTCCTTTACTAACTAATTATAAAATATCTATGTTACTCACGATTGTCACTGTGTGTACAATATTGGAATTGGAAAAGTTAGGAATTATCTTACTGAAATTAACTTTCAAAATAGGACGTTGAGTTCAGCGGTGATGTAGTAACGTTTGTAAATGTTGGTGAAGAAAAACTACCGTTCCTCGAGCtcgaaacaaatttttcttggttttcgCTACTCATCCGTTCCAGACATGTTGAATGAAAAGAAGGATTTCAATTCTGGAACGGAAAGGATCttttatacaaatattttcatatgaAGTCAATACAAGCTGCACAGTGTTGATTGCAGATTCCTATATAGTAGTAGCTGTTGGCGTCAGGCCACTTTGCAATCTGGGCAATTCCATGACTAATTATGACAGCACACAAAGCGCGAAGGCGCAGTTGGAGTTGGTCGCCACAGTGAAAGGACCACTACTAGGAGCAGAGCTGATCTACGGATTCTATTTGTTTGTCTTTGTGTGCGTTGAGTACCTACCGTGGGACAGCAGTAaacgaaaatatattttttgcaatcgTTATAAGAGCAGACAGGTTCATAGCagaacttttattattgacGTAGGCTACTGACTAGTTTCGGAGTTGACATGTATCCGTCATCAGAGCAAATTTAGAATGAAATGGTTttacaagttacaaaaaaatttgaggAATTGAATTGAAACATTTGAGAAGGAAGCGAAAAGGAACGGTTTTTAGGCGATAAAGAATAGTCTACACATCTCTTAGtacacctgatgaagcaagcttGTGTAGAGAAAAAACAGTTAACCCTGGAGTGCCATGCTATAGGGCAGGCTATctagcttttttattttactatatagcCTACTGATTATGCCGGGTTAACACGATTCAACCACCATCGTCAATTTTATGGTAGACGCAAAACAGTGTCTATAagtatcgtttatttttcggcATCGATCTCGGACTGAAGAAAGTTTTTGATGACTCCTCATCGCTTAAGCCCGGTCGTACCAATTTTATTCCGGACATTGGGACGTAAGAATATGTGGCATGACTCAACATAGGTTTTTCGATCAAAATCCTTGCATTCCAATTAAATTTGTACGTTTTCTTTTCTGTAACCTTGCAAGTTTTTCTTGGGAATGAAAACGGATATTTGAGGTTTTGGAACGGAAAACTAATGTTGAATCATACCAAAActctacgtcacaatgcccgaAACAAATTTGGTAACCGGTGTAGTGCTAAAACCAAAACAAGAAGCTGAAATAAACTGCTTTTACCATACTGCAGTCAAACCACTACATAGCacacaataaacttttttgctgTTAAATTTTGGAATGTTTTACCTGAACCAATGAAAGAGATAAAAGatcatcaaaattttgtttgtgcttTAAAACGTCACCAACAAAATCGTAAACTGTTTTGATTTCTTTAACCTATTTCATGCTGTttgtataaaataatatagCAAATATATACAAGTTATCACACTGCTTTTGAACTTAGACTGCCgagtttttctttgctttcttTTGTCAAATTTCCTTCGTTGGGGCTGCACAGAATTCAATTCGGATGAAATCATTTGTATTCGCAATCTGGCAGAGTATTTTCACTATCATCAGTAAAATGTAACATGATCGGGTGTTTCTCATTCTGGTTGTGGTTATTCTGAATCAACGATCCCTTGGGCAAAATTTACTGGAGACATtgctttttttctgttattatgTATCGCAGTACACTATTCATCACATAATATCGGTGCTGAAGGAAATATGGAGGTATGATTTCCTAATGTCAATATTATGGTTTTTATTTGGTTCGTAGCCTACTATTTATCTTTTAGTGCACTTGTGGTCTTCAACATTGTGCCCTCTCTTGGTCACAGAATTGGGATTCTAGTCCCTAGGGTATAGTTTCTATTGTGCGATTTTCTTTAACCATCCGTTTGTTGTGCACTTAAAATAttcattgttattttaatcaaattatgtcacttcatatatttatttcgACTGTTAGTATCCGTGTTTTCAA
Proteins encoded in this window:
- the LOC143445734 gene encoding CCR4-NOT transcription complex subunit 10-like isoform X1 translates to MSTDTNTVKPSTSFTEDEQHVAGNAHNCFRAGQFDATLGILKKLQKSHSNDARLMHNRALTEFCKSGKTKVLDFKKSLVKIQKLLQQSNKEEEDIVLNTEKNNYISLYYNQALLFYNLHQYSETEVILGHLYENLDGSEETYLLKIGLLLIDTYLFTYNPEKAGNLISVLEKNFLTNEDATKRSGNNDEKAKSTPTLGMAEAESLKVHLRYLKTLCCLQTKSIKSSKREIKSLTNVYSNSGGGGQQTNIVQVASVFLKSNFECVRSNYHKAYKLLGASPPPVATNVANGALQEGISTMYYNNLAVLHFGMGKHNIGSFYMQKALQENDAAVSSATKQHHLNNSSGNSRHQQLSTAKPLCVLNLNRRFELAYNYGLQLLYSGNPAAAFDSLLLAVHAFHANPRLWLRLAECCIHKCTTCASAEGKMKGGSHTKKSNSAFAMIGSGTNRKVVINTSLPPLGTKSNNLTTPLPTLEFASVCLNNALFLLKEAMNGISWDTVIDIKKNNGSKSDEDQAPELIIACLPGAPLSGNDIIHLYASVLANNAFVTLTLGNGLLALEYSQQLLSLPRLSGCNRYLGNMYAAEALVSLDRISEAIQHLSVEKISTVSLEIDNNGMKSPGSDDGSVKSGQNNKAHNHNHVSQKATEFVSPWHFPSNINCAHGYMILNLANAHCLRSEHEKAQRLLRQASSLVSARQAPPQALLLAVYLNLQGGGNGLVTALLMLRHNSLVVTPQQTSFAAKFPKLVNGNGARPPTGNNSSSFESGSSGGDTNSAAPVNQTRLKSSTPQPVAGGQTPERVVKAKNNEGKKRNRR
- the LOC143445734 gene encoding CCR4-NOT transcription complex subunit 10-like isoform X2, translating into MSTDTNTVKPSTSFTEDEQHVAGNAHNCFRAGQFDATLGILKKLQKSHSNDARLMHNRALTEFCKSGKTKVLDFKKSLVKIQKLLQQSNKEEEDIVLNTEKNNYISLYYNQALLFYNLHQYSETEVILGHLYENLDGSEETYLLKIGLLLIDTYLFTYNPEKAGNLISVLEKNFLTNEDATKRSGNNDEKAKSTPTLGMAEAESLKVHLRYLKTLCCLQTKSIKSSKREIKSLTNVYSNSGGGGQQTNIVQVASVFLKSNFECVRSNYHKAYKLLGASPPPVATNVANGALQEGISTMYYNNLAVLHFGMGKHNIGSFYMQKALQENDAAVSSATKQHHLNNSSGNSRHQQLSTAKPLCVLNLNRRFELAYNYGLQLLYSGNPAAAFDSLLLAVHAFHANPRLWLRLAECCIHKCTTCASEGKMKGGSHTKKSNSAFAMIGSGTNRKVVINTSLPPLGTKSNNLTTPLPTLEFASVCLNNALFLLKEAMNGISWDTVIDIKKNNGSKSDEDQAPELIIACLPGAPLSGNDIIHLYASVLANNAFVTLTLGNGLLALEYSQQLLSLPRLSGCNRYLGNMYAAEALVSLDRISEAIQHLSVEKISTVSLEIDNNGMKSPGSDDGSVKSGQNNKAHNHNHVSQKATEFVSPWHFPSNINCAHGYMILNLANAHCLRSEHEKAQRLLRQASSLVSARQAPPQALLLAVYLNLQGGGNGLVTALLMLRHNSLVVTPQQTSFAAKFPKLVNGNGARPPTGNNSSSFESGSSGGDTNSAAPVNQTRLKSSTPQPVAGGQTPERVVKAKNNEGKKRNRR
- the LOC143445734 gene encoding CCR4-NOT transcription complex subunit 10-like isoform X3, whose amino-acid sequence is MHNRALTEFCKSGKTKVLDFKKSLVKIQKLLQQSNKEEEDIVLNTEKNNYISLYYNQALLFYNLHQYSETEVILGHLYENLDGSEETYLLKIGLLLIDTYLFTYNPEKAGNLISVLEKNFLTNEDATKRSGNNDEKAKSTPTLGMAEAESLKVHLRYLKTLCCLQTKSIKSSKREIKSLTNVYSNSGGGGQQTNIVQVASVFLKSNFECVRSNYHKAYKLLGASPPPVATNVANGALQEGISTMYYNNLAVLHFGMGKHNIGSFYMQKALQENDAAVSSATKQHHLNNSSGNSRHQQLSTAKPLCVLNLNRRFELAYNYGLQLLYSGNPAAAFDSLLLAVHAFHANPRLWLRLAECCIHKCTTCASAEGKMKGGSHTKKSNSAFAMIGSGTNRKVVINTSLPPLGTKSNNLTTPLPTLEFASVCLNNALFLLKEAMNGISWDTVIDIKKNNGSKSDEDQAPELIIACLPGAPLSGNDIIHLYASVLANNAFVTLTLGNGLLALEYSQQLLSLPRLSGCNRYLGNMYAAEALVSLDRISEAIQHLSVEKISTVSLEIDNNGMKSPGSDDGSVKSGQNNKAHNHNHVSQKATEFVSPWHFPSNINCAHGYMILNLANAHCLRSEHEKAQRLLRQASSLVSARQAPPQALLLAVYLNLQGGGNGLVTALLMLRHNSLVVTPQQTSFAAKFPKLVNGNGARPPTGNNSSSFESGSSGGDTNSAAPVNQTRLKSSTPQPVAGGQTPERVVKAKNNEGKKRNRR